From one Candidatus Rhodoluna planktonica genomic stretch:
- a CDS encoding DUF349 domain-containing protein: MSTPSSFGRVDAENNVFVIEGATERKVGQYPGVSPEEALGYFTRKFDDFEAQVRILEQRVKANADAASLEKIQAKLTAELVEPAAVGDLASLRARVAAQAEKIASLSAAKQEQNKEAIAAALEAKTKLVESAEAIANKDPEKIIWKTGSAELAKLFEEWQSLQKNGPRTPKAASDALWKRFSSARTKFEAGKRAYFAGLDSANKAAKAKKSELVAKAEALVARGGEAASDYRNLLDDWKKSGRSASKADDALWARFKSAGDAIYAAKSELDKELAVEQQQNLAAKRELLESGKNIDPTKDLAKAKNELVELLSKWEKVGRVPRENIREIEDGIRAIERRVKDAEAEQWRKTDPAAIERANSLQGQLESAISTLESKIAGAATAKNSKLEASLKEELATKKAWLEVVVASAK; this comes from the coding sequence ATGTCAACACCTTCATCGTTTGGTCGCGTGGACGCCGAAAACAACGTCTTCGTTATCGAGGGGGCAACCGAACGCAAGGTTGGTCAGTACCCGGGAGTCTCTCCTGAGGAGGCGCTGGGATACTTCACCAGAAAATTTGATGACTTTGAGGCTCAGGTTCGAATCTTGGAACAACGTGTCAAGGCAAATGCCGACGCTGCATCGCTCGAGAAGATCCAGGCTAAGCTCACTGCAGAGTTAGTTGAGCCAGCCGCCGTGGGCGACCTAGCATCGCTTCGCGCACGGGTTGCCGCGCAAGCAGAGAAGATTGCCTCACTTTCTGCGGCTAAGCAGGAGCAAAACAAAGAGGCGATTGCCGCAGCTCTCGAAGCAAAGACCAAACTTGTTGAGTCGGCCGAAGCAATTGCGAACAAAGATCCAGAAAAAATCATTTGGAAGACCGGCAGCGCCGAGTTAGCAAAGCTTTTTGAAGAGTGGCAGAGCCTACAGAAGAACGGGCCGCGCACTCCTAAAGCAGCCTCAGACGCCCTTTGGAAGCGCTTTTCTTCGGCCCGAACAAAGTTTGAGGCCGGCAAGCGTGCTTACTTTGCCGGGCTCGATTCTGCCAATAAGGCCGCCAAGGCTAAGAAGAGTGAACTGGTTGCCAAGGCCGAAGCACTTGTCGCTCGAGGTGGCGAAGCTGCTAGCGATTACCGAAACCTCCTAGATGATTGGAAGAAGTCGGGTCGTTCTGCAAGTAAGGCAGATGACGCGCTGTGGGCAAGATTCAAGTCAGCCGGCGATGCTATTTATGCCGCTAAATCAGAACTCGACAAAGAACTTGCTGTCGAGCAACAGCAAAACCTTGCTGCAAAGCGTGAGCTACTCGAGTCTGGAAAGAACATCGATCCAACTAAAGATTTGGCCAAGGCCAAGAATGAGTTAGTCGAGCTTCTCTCCAAATGGGAAAAAGTTGGTCGAGTACCTCGCGAAAACATCCGCGAGATTGAAGATGGTATTCGTGCTATCGAACGTCGCGTCAAAGACGCAGAGGCGGAACAGTGGCGCAAGACCGACCCCGCAGCAATCGAACGGGCGAACTCACTACAGGGGCAACTCGAGAGCGCCATCTCGACTCTTGAATCGAAGATCGCTGGTGCGGCAACTGCGAAGAATTCAAAACTTGAAGCTAGCTTGAAGGAAGAACTTGCCACGAAGAAGGCTTGGCTAGAAGTGGTTGTAGCCTCGGCCAAGTAA
- a CDS encoding peptidylprolyl isomerase, with product MRDSKKMITAAANRRAAFEAEQKAELEKKQKLKAQNRKWMIAAALSVVAAVAIQGLFAPAAPEDQPADSLSNSSIVPDPALAEARTWTGTLNLNDVSLGIELDGAASPQSTANFLSLAQNGFYKDLSCHRLTNGGFFILQCGDPNGNGQGGPGYTWGPIENAPSDNIYPAGTIAMARVGNDPNSQGSQFFIVYEDTQIPSDSAGGYSVFGRVTSGLDQLVDLVSTGVEGGGSDGKPVTPISIGTIALN from the coding sequence ATGCGTGATTCTAAAAAGATGATTACTGCTGCGGCAAATCGTAGAGCGGCTTTCGAGGCTGAGCAAAAAGCAGAGTTAGAAAAGAAGCAAAAGCTCAAGGCTCAGAATAGAAAATGGATGATTGCGGCAGCATTATCGGTTGTCGCGGCTGTAGCGATTCAGGGCTTGTTTGCACCAGCAGCCCCCGAGGACCAACCGGCTGACAGTCTAAGTAATTCTTCAATCGTTCCAGATCCAGCACTAGCCGAAGCACGGACCTGGACTGGTACATTGAACCTCAATGATGTGAGCTTGGGCATCGAACTAGACGGTGCAGCATCACCGCAATCCACGGCCAACTTTCTATCTCTTGCTCAGAATGGTTTTTACAAAGATCTTTCTTGCCACCGTTTGACCAACGGCGGATTCTTTATCTTGCAATGCGGTGACCCTAACGGCAATGGTCAGGGCGGCCCTGGCTACACTTGGGGACCGATTGAAAATGCCCCTTCAGACAACATTTACCCAGCTGGAACCATAGCCATGGCTCGAGTAGGAAACGATCCGAACAGTCAAGGTTCCCAATTCTTCATCGTCTACGAGGACACGCAAATCCCTTCTGATTCAGCGGGCGGGTACTCTGTCTTCGGGCGTGTTACCTCGGGGCTCGATCAGTTAGTCGATCTAGTTTCAACCGGCGTCGAAGGTGGCGGCTCAGATGGAAAGCCGGTTACCCCCATTTCAATCGGAACTATCGCTCTAAACTAG
- a CDS encoding replication-associated recombination protein A yields MADEFLNRLGSMPLAARVRPRSLDEFLGQRHALRENSPLRKLLTDPESKYSVLLYGPPGSGKTTLANLIAKASDSKFVELSAVSATIKDVRDAISQARDLEGLYNKRTFLFVDEIHRFNKTQQDALLPAVENGWVSLIAATTENPSFAVVSPLLSRVIQIELSPHDDEDLVTILENALNSERGLGAKFKVEGGVLSQIARLAAGDARKALTLLEALADSASGEQLTLDGLTAVSERAFATYDRDGDSHYDIISAFIKSVRGSDADAAIYWLARMIEGGEDPRFIARRLMIIAAEDVGLADAEALSIAAATAQIVERIGMPEGRIPLAECTIYLALAPKSNAAYRAINEAIEMVREGGTHRVPLPLRSSNYAGAKKRGQGVGYLYPHDFSPPVISQQYSPDGLDLNLVRFGDQGEEARLAKIWNAVKTIIRRK; encoded by the coding sequence GTGGCTGATGAATTTCTCAACAGGTTGGGCTCAATGCCTTTGGCCGCTAGAGTGCGCCCTAGGTCGCTAGATGAGTTCCTCGGACAGAGACACGCGTTGCGTGAAAACTCACCGCTTCGCAAATTGCTAACCGATCCTGAAAGTAAGTACAGTGTCCTGCTTTATGGACCACCTGGGTCTGGCAAGACTACCCTTGCAAATTTGATTGCCAAAGCCAGTGATTCTAAGTTCGTCGAACTTAGTGCGGTATCCGCGACCATAAAAGACGTTCGCGATGCCATCTCGCAAGCACGCGATTTAGAGGGGCTATACAACAAGAGAACTTTTCTCTTTGTCGACGAAATTCATCGCTTCAACAAGACCCAGCAAGATGCACTACTACCAGCGGTTGAGAATGGTTGGGTTTCACTGATTGCAGCGACCACCGAAAATCCATCCTTCGCGGTAGTTTCTCCGCTGCTAAGTCGAGTGATTCAGATTGAGCTCAGCCCACACGACGATGAGGACTTAGTCACCATTCTCGAGAATGCTTTGAATAGTGAACGGGGTCTAGGCGCCAAGTTCAAAGTCGAGGGTGGTGTCCTGTCGCAAATTGCCAGGCTTGCTGCCGGCGATGCCAGAAAAGCGCTCACCCTGCTTGAGGCCTTGGCCGATAGCGCGAGCGGTGAGCAATTGACGCTGGATGGATTGACCGCGGTTAGTGAGCGGGCGTTCGCCACCTACGATCGCGATGGCGATTCTCACTACGACATCATTAGTGCTTTCATCAAGAGCGTGCGCGGCTCTGATGCCGATGCCGCTATCTACTGGCTAGCTCGGATGATTGAGGGCGGGGAAGACCCGCGGTTCATTGCGCGCAGACTGATGATTATCGCCGCTGAGGATGTCGGTCTCGCCGATGCCGAGGCGCTCTCGATAGCCGCAGCGACTGCGCAAATTGTCGAGCGTATCGGCATGCCCGAGGGGCGAATTCCGCTGGCCGAGTGCACTATTTATCTAGCGCTGGCACCTAAATCAAACGCCGCCTATCGGGCTATCAATGAAGCGATTGAAATGGTACGAGAAGGTGGTACGCACCGTGTTCCGCTTCCGCTTCGCTCATCGAACTATGCCGGGGCAAAGAAGCGGGGGCAAGGCGTTGGGTATCTCTACCCGCACGATTTTTCGCCACCGGTGATTAGTCAGCAGTATTCGCCGGACGGCTTGGATCTAAATCTTGTGCGCTTTGGTGATCAGGGTGAAGAGGCCAGACTGGCCAAAATATGGAATGCCGTCAAGACAATAATTAGGCGCAAATAG
- the rpsD gene encoding 30S ribosomal protein S4 encodes MSKTTRTRSKTRLSRSLGLALTPKAAKYLEKRPYAPGQHGRTKRKSDSDYAVRLREKQRLRAQYGIREAQLRKTFQEAKRTEGLTGENLVELLEMRLDALVLRSGFARTIAQARQMVVHRHILVNGERIDRPSFRVKPGQTIHVHEKSEKTEPFQVAAAGGHVDVLPPVPGYLDVQLEKLQATLTRRPKRAEVPVTCEVQLVVEYYAAR; translated from the coding sequence GTGTCTAAAACAACACGTACACGCAGCAAGACTCGTTTGTCTCGCTCATTGGGCCTAGCCCTAACTCCAAAGGCCGCTAAATACCTTGAGAAGCGTCCATATGCTCCTGGTCAGCACGGCCGCACCAAGCGCAAGTCAGACAGCGACTACGCTGTTCGTCTTCGCGAGAAGCAGCGTCTTCGCGCCCAGTATGGCATCCGCGAAGCTCAGTTGCGCAAGACTTTCCAGGAAGCAAAGCGCACCGAAGGTCTAACCGGTGAGAACCTAGTTGAGCTACTAGAAATGCGTCTTGACGCTCTAGTGCTTCGCTCTGGCTTTGCACGTACCATCGCGCAGGCTCGCCAGATGGTTGTTCACCGTCACATTTTGGTGAACGGCGAACGCATTGACCGTCCTTCGTTCCGCGTCAAGCCAGGCCAGACCATTCACGTTCACGAGAAGAGCGAAAAGACTGAGCCTTTCCAGGTTGCAGCAGCCGGCGGTCACGTCGACGTTCTACCTCCTGTTCCTGGCTACCTAGATGTACAGCTGGAAAAATTGCAGGCCACTCTAACTCGACGCCCTAAGCGTGCCGAAGTTCCAGTGACCTGTGAAGTTCAGCTTGTTGTTGAGTACTACGCTGCTCGATAG
- a CDS encoding DUF948 domain-containing protein, producing the protein MTGGDVAAIIAASGFVLLVLFLAVPIMKLGRLLDESRNAIRDLNESASPLITELTETVSQTNRQLEKIDVITNNAAEVSNNVNSLVAVITSAIGSPLAKLVGISSTVKTVLSGKKK; encoded by the coding sequence ATGACCGGTGGGGATGTCGCAGCAATCATTGCTGCTTCGGGTTTCGTATTGCTAGTGCTATTTCTAGCCGTGCCAATCATGAAACTCGGTCGACTCTTAGACGAGTCGCGAAACGCGATTCGTGACCTAAACGAGTCGGCATCCCCGCTGATCACTGAACTGACTGAAACTGTTTCACAAACAAATCGTCAACTTGAAAAAATTGACGTCATCACCAATAACGCAGCTGAAGTCAGCAACAACGTCAATTCTTTGGTCGCTGTCATCACTTCAGCGATTGGCTCACCGCTGGCAAAATTAGTTGGAATTTCGAGCACGGTAAAAACCGTTTTGTCTGGAAAGAAGAAATAG
- the alaS gene encoding alanine--tRNA ligase, translating to MKTAEIRRRWLDFFEKNNHTVVPSASLISEDPSLLFTVAGMVPFIPFMTGVVPAPYPRATSVQKCIRTLDIEEVGKTTRHGTFFQMNGNFSFGDYFKREAIEYAWKFLTGSRGEGCLGIDPQLLWVTVFENDDEAIEIWREVADIPFERIQRRGMKDNYWSTGQPGPAGPCSEIYYDRGPAYGREGGPEADEDRYIEIWNLVFMQFERGAGLGKDNFEILGELPKKNIDTGMGLERVAFLLQGVENLYEIDEVRPVLDLAALLSGKTYGASVEDDVRLRVVADHIRSSLMLIGDGVTPANDGRGYVLRRLLRRSIRSMRLLGVETPVLAKLFEVSKDAMKESYPELESDFDRILRVAVAEEETFLRTLTSGNAVLAEELAEVKRSGSKELSGSTAFLLHDTYGFPIDLTLEIAEEQGLSVDRDAFRALMTEQKERAKADSRSKKLGGVDLAVYSQFRSLGETKFAGYEALETEAKILGVIKEGEVTSKGVEGDLVEVILDETTFYAESGGQDSDSGLITANGLELEIIDVQKPVKGLVSHKALVRKGQVEVGQKVQTAVDHEWRLGACQAHSATHVVHAALRQVLGPNALQSGSYNKPGYMRLDFSWTSALSEETKSEIEEVSNLAIRRDLAVSAQYMTLPEAKAWGAVALFGETYDESVRVIQIGGPWSRELCGGTHVSRSSQIGLVSIIGESSVGSGSRRIEALVGIEAFRSLRNERALVARLEASLKTPRESLEERIAALSEELKQANRKLSAASAAALQSRIPELLAAAEQIGDLRFVSANLGEISNADELRQIALEIRARLASSVVALFAVVDSKPMVMVATDEAARATGAKAGVLVKLASSVLGGGGGGKDDIAQGGGSNVAAIDDASKAIRQELASL from the coding sequence ATGAAAACAGCAGAAATACGTCGTCGTTGGCTCGATTTTTTTGAGAAAAACAATCACACCGTCGTACCATCAGCCTCTCTGATCAGCGAAGACCCAAGTCTGCTTTTCACCGTTGCCGGCATGGTTCCATTCATACCGTTTATGACTGGTGTGGTGCCTGCCCCGTACCCGCGAGCAACATCCGTTCAGAAATGCATCCGAACCCTCGACATCGAGGAAGTCGGCAAAACCACTCGCCACGGAACCTTTTTCCAGATGAACGGCAATTTTTCTTTCGGCGACTATTTCAAGCGTGAAGCTATCGAGTATGCCTGGAAATTTTTGACCGGTTCCCGCGGCGAGGGTTGCCTCGGTATTGACCCGCAACTTCTTTGGGTGACGGTTTTCGAGAACGACGACGAAGCCATTGAAATCTGGCGTGAAGTCGCCGACATTCCATTCGAGCGGATTCAACGCCGTGGAATGAAAGACAACTACTGGTCTACCGGTCAACCGGGACCAGCCGGACCTTGCAGTGAAATTTATTACGACCGCGGTCCTGCTTATGGTCGCGAGGGTGGCCCAGAGGCCGATGAAGATCGCTATATCGAAATCTGGAATCTCGTTTTCATGCAATTCGAGCGCGGAGCAGGGCTTGGCAAAGACAACTTTGAAATCTTGGGTGAGCTCCCTAAAAAGAACATCGACACCGGCATGGGACTTGAGCGTGTGGCGTTTTTGCTTCAGGGTGTTGAGAACCTTTACGAAATTGATGAAGTAAGACCAGTTCTAGATCTTGCCGCTTTGCTTTCTGGCAAAACCTATGGAGCATCGGTTGAAGATGACGTGCGTTTGCGTGTTGTTGCCGACCACATCCGTTCTTCTCTAATGCTGATTGGTGATGGCGTAACTCCGGCTAACGACGGTCGCGGCTATGTCCTAAGAAGATTGCTCCGTCGCTCAATTCGTTCGATGAGACTTTTGGGTGTTGAAACACCCGTGCTAGCAAAGCTTTTTGAGGTTTCGAAAGATGCTATGAAAGAGTCGTACCCAGAACTCGAATCCGACTTCGATCGAATTCTTCGAGTTGCAGTAGCCGAGGAAGAAACTTTCTTGCGTACTCTGACCAGCGGAAACGCTGTGTTGGCAGAAGAACTTGCGGAAGTCAAGCGCAGCGGTTCCAAAGAACTAAGTGGTTCAACAGCTTTTTTGCTGCACGACACTTACGGGTTCCCAATTGATTTGACCCTTGAGATTGCTGAAGAGCAGGGACTTAGCGTCGACAGGGACGCATTTAGAGCCCTGATGACCGAGCAAAAGGAGCGTGCCAAGGCCGACTCACGTTCAAAGAAACTTGGGGGAGTAGACCTGGCTGTCTACTCACAGTTCCGGTCTTTGGGCGAAACCAAATTCGCCGGTTACGAAGCATTGGAAACCGAAGCCAAAATTCTAGGTGTCATCAAAGAGGGTGAAGTAACAAGCAAGGGTGTCGAGGGTGATTTGGTTGAGGTAATTCTCGACGAAACAACTTTCTACGCCGAGAGCGGAGGCCAAGACTCAGATTCCGGCCTCATTACAGCAAATGGTCTCGAGTTAGAAATTATCGATGTACAGAAACCTGTGAAGGGTTTGGTATCGCACAAAGCCCTAGTTCGCAAGGGTCAAGTTGAGGTCGGCCAAAAGGTTCAAACTGCAGTAGATCACGAATGGCGACTTGGCGCTTGCCAAGCCCACAGTGCAACCCACGTTGTTCACGCCGCACTTCGACAAGTACTCGGTCCAAACGCATTGCAGTCTGGAAGTTATAACAAACCCGGATACATGCGCCTTGACTTCTCTTGGACTTCAGCTTTATCTGAGGAAACTAAGTCTGAGATTGAGGAAGTTTCTAATCTCGCGATTCGACGCGATCTCGCTGTCTCCGCGCAATACATGACTTTGCCAGAGGCCAAAGCCTGGGGAGCAGTCGCTCTATTTGGCGAAACCTACGATGAATCGGTTCGTGTCATCCAAATCGGCGGTCCATGGTCTAGAGAGCTATGCGGTGGAACGCACGTTTCTAGATCCAGCCAAATTGGTTTGGTTTCGATAATCGGCGAATCATCGGTTGGTTCAGGTTCCCGTCGTATTGAGGCATTGGTTGGAATCGAGGCGTTCCGCTCGCTGCGTAACGAGCGCGCTTTAGTAGCCCGCCTTGAGGCAAGCCTGAAAACTCCTCGCGAATCCCTGGAAGAGCGAATCGCAGCGCTGTCAGAAGAACTGAAACAGGCGAATCGCAAACTTAGCGCCGCTTCCGCTGCTGCGCTTCAATCTCGTATTCCGGAACTACTCGCTGCGGCCGAACAAATTGGTGACCTACGTTTCGTTTCGGCAAATCTGGGTGAAATCTCCAACGCGGATGAGCTGCGCCAAATCGCACTTGAAATAAGAGCAAGATTGGCTAGTTCAGTCGTTGCACTCTTTGCTGTCGTTGACTCCAAGCCAATGGTCATGGTTGCAACCGATGAAGCTGCAAGAGCGACCGGCGCTAAAGCCGGTGTGCTCGTCAAACTTGCCAGCTCAGTCTTGGGCGGTGGCGGCGGCGGTAAAGATGATATCGCTCAAGGTGGCGGCTCTAATGTGGCTGCCATTGATGACGCGTCAAAAGCAATCCGTCAGGAACTCGCGAGTCTTTGA
- the ruvX gene encoding Holliday junction resolvase RuvX: MRPGRIAALDVGRARVGVAICDPDRILATPVGAVARSESVDDTIAAIEHLLDEFSVTEFVVGLPVNLTGDDTASTQDARMFAESLQNKVTVPVHLIDERLTTRIAQNKLYAAGRNSRNSKSIVDAAAAVEILNSFLDQWRLGQA, from the coding sequence TTGAGGCCCGGACGAATAGCTGCACTCGATGTTGGACGCGCCAGAGTTGGCGTGGCCATTTGTGATCCTGACCGGATTTTAGCCACTCCGGTCGGTGCCGTAGCCAGAAGTGAATCCGTAGACGATACAATCGCCGCGATTGAGCATTTGCTCGATGAATTCTCGGTAACCGAGTTTGTGGTCGGCTTGCCGGTTAACCTGACCGGTGATGACACGGCATCAACGCAAGATGCCAGGATGTTCGCCGAAAGCCTTCAAAACAAGGTAACTGTCCCGGTTCACCTAATTGATGAACGCCTGACCACAAGAATTGCCCAAAACAAGCTATACGCTGCCGGACGAAACTCGAGGAATTCAAAAAGCATTGTCGATGCTGCTGCTGCTGTGGAAATACTTAATTCCTTTCTAGACCAATGGCGTCTCGGCCAAGCCTAG
- the mltG gene encoding endolytic transglycosylase MltG, translating to MRSESKFRLRRIAAIGLVFVLVAGGTAFTFRSEIRSAFEQIIGNDYKGSGTTEVDFVIAEGETGEDVANNLVTAGITKNFRLTYKLILERNQVFYPGTYRLKLEMPAIAALSALSDPNSQVTNRVTIREGLRIHQVFAALSDATGLAVEDFSGAASDLSKFDLPKEAPSLEGYLFPATYSFSPGTSALDILLTLRERMDEEIQKFGIAPEKIHEVLTLASIVQKEARLEDDFYRASRVFLNRIDQGMKLQSDATVSYGVNGTTVATTEAERNADNGYNTYKYFGLPIGPISAPGSVAIDAALNPADGTWLYFCTVNLETGETRFSTTYAEHQIAVREWLNWMKENPGYE from the coding sequence ATGCGATCTGAATCCAAGTTTCGGCTTAGACGAATTGCAGCCATCGGTCTAGTTTTCGTTTTGGTTGCCGGCGGAACCGCGTTCACCTTCCGCTCGGAAATACGCTCGGCTTTTGAGCAAATTATCGGCAATGACTATAAGGGCTCTGGAACCACCGAAGTAGATTTTGTGATAGCCGAAGGTGAAACCGGAGAAGATGTCGCAAACAATTTGGTAACTGCCGGCATTACTAAGAATTTCAGACTTACCTACAAACTCATCCTGGAAAGAAACCAAGTCTTTTATCCGGGCACCTATCGACTAAAACTTGAAATGCCAGCAATCGCAGCTCTCTCAGCGTTGAGTGACCCGAACAGCCAGGTGACCAACCGGGTTACCATCCGCGAGGGATTACGCATTCATCAAGTTTTTGCAGCACTCAGCGATGCCACCGGATTAGCCGTGGAAGATTTCTCCGGTGCGGCTTCCGACCTGTCGAAGTTTGATTTACCGAAAGAAGCTCCAAGTCTTGAGGGTTATCTTTTTCCGGCTACCTACAGTTTTTCACCGGGCACCAGCGCACTAGACATTCTGCTGACTCTGCGGGAAAGAATGGATGAGGAAATTCAGAAGTTCGGCATCGCCCCAGAGAAAATTCACGAAGTTCTCACCTTGGCGTCGATTGTTCAAAAAGAGGCGCGACTCGAGGACGACTTTTACCGTGCTTCACGTGTGTTTCTGAATCGTATCGACCAGGGCATGAAGCTTCAGTCCGATGCAACGGTCAGCTACGGCGTCAACGGTACGACGGTCGCAACTACCGAGGCTGAACGCAACGCTGATAACGGTTACAACACCTACAAGTACTTTGGTCTACCGATTGGTCCGATATCGGCTCCGGGATCTGTTGCCATCGATGCCGCCTTGAATCCGGCAGACGGAACCTGGCTTTACTTCTGTACGGTCAATCTTGAAACCGGCGAAACGAGATTCTCAACCACATACGCTGAGCACCAAATTGCAGTTCGTGAGTGGCTGAACTGGATGAAGGAGAATCCAGGTTATGAGTAA
- a CDS encoding shikimate dehydrogenase family protein — translation MSKRFAVLGNPIGHSKSPAIHNAAYRVLGLDWQYGRAEVGKGGLWSFIKSLPEVWDGFSVTMPLKEEATRICKIVDEFVQQTGATNTLVRNNDGSWSGYNTDVFGIVQAVSKAKEPKPEKILIIGSGATAMSALVAARYLNPKAEVRIHARNKRTRSTLIKKGKSLGLRASRSWHLGGSIGWANLTISTLPAGALDEFAESNFERKNFKPGGMLLDVAYANWPSKLALLWQDADCFAVSGIEMLKWQAIAQIRIFFGGNPNIELPNEIAVFEAMTAVTE, via the coding sequence ATGAGTAAGCGATTCGCGGTTCTGGGAAATCCAATTGGCCATTCAAAATCTCCAGCCATTCACAACGCAGCTTACCGAGTCCTCGGACTTGATTGGCAATATGGTCGAGCCGAGGTTGGCAAGGGTGGTCTCTGGTCTTTTATCAAAAGTCTGCCCGAGGTTTGGGATGGGTTTAGCGTCACCATGCCCCTGAAAGAAGAAGCAACCAGAATCTGCAAAATTGTTGACGAATTCGTGCAGCAAACCGGAGCCACCAACACGCTGGTGCGAAACAATGATGGCAGCTGGTCCGGATACAACACTGATGTGTTTGGCATTGTTCAAGCCGTGTCTAAGGCCAAGGAGCCAAAGCCCGAAAAAATTCTTATTATCGGCAGCGGCGCGACCGCCATGTCGGCACTAGTGGCAGCCAGGTACCTAAACCCGAAAGCAGAAGTTCGAATTCATGCCCGAAACAAACGGACACGTTCGACGCTCATCAAAAAGGGAAAATCGCTTGGACTAAGAGCATCTCGATCTTGGCACCTAGGTGGTTCCATCGGTTGGGCTAACCTAACTATCTCGACGCTGCCAGCCGGAGCACTAGATGAGTTTGCCGAATCAAATTTTGAGCGCAAAAACTTCAAACCTGGTGGAATGCTGCTCGATGTGGCCTACGCCAATTGGCCATCCAAGCTAGCGCTGCTTTGGCAAGATGCTGACTGTTTCGCGGTTTCTGGAATTGAAATGCTGAAGTGGCAGGCTATCGCCCAAATTCGCATTTTTTTCGGAGGTAATCCGAACATCGAACTACCCAATGAAATCGCGGTATTTGAAGCTATGACGGCAGTAACCGAATAG
- the aroC gene encoding chorismate synthase has protein sequence MLRWITAGESHGPELVAVVEGLPAGIPVTTEEIQRALARRRLGYGRGARMKFEQDEVTISGGVRHGQTMGSPVAITIANTEWPKWQEVMSPDPVAVEKLTGARAEPLTRPRPGHADFTGMQKYGFEEARPVLERASARETAARVALGAVASSFLNELGIRLVTHTVGIGPVLAPRELPLPTPNDVDLLDEDPMRCFDRAVSKAMVEEVDACHKDGDTLGGVVETLVYGLPPGLGSYVHWDRRLDSQLAGALMGIQAIKGVEVGDGFETATRRGSVAHDEIERDADGLVKRITDRAGGIEGGMSNGEILRVRAAMKPISTVPKALATIDTATGEAAKAHHQRSDVCAVPAAGVVAEAMVALVIANSVLEKFGGDSIEETSRNLKSYLENIPAVLRSAQTLPNG, from the coding sequence ATGTTGCGCTGGATTACTGCCGGAGAGTCTCACGGACCCGAATTAGTTGCTGTTGTCGAAGGTTTACCTGCCGGTATTCCGGTGACCACTGAAGAAATTCAACGTGCTCTAGCCAGAAGACGGCTCGGCTATGGCCGAGGTGCTCGTATGAAGTTCGAGCAGGATGAAGTCACAATCAGCGGCGGCGTAAGACACGGTCAAACCATGGGTTCACCGGTGGCGATTACCATTGCCAACACCGAGTGGCCCAAGTGGCAAGAAGTCATGAGCCCAGATCCGGTAGCAGTCGAAAAACTAACCGGCGCCAGAGCCGAACCGCTAACCAGACCGCGGCCCGGACACGCTGATTTCACCGGCATGCAGAAGTATGGCTTCGAAGAGGCTCGACCTGTGCTTGAACGTGCTAGCGCACGCGAAACCGCTGCACGAGTTGCACTAGGTGCTGTAGCTTCAAGTTTCTTAAACGAATTAGGTATCCGACTGGTTACCCACACGGTTGGTATCGGGCCTGTGCTGGCGCCGAGAGAATTGCCGTTACCAACACCCAACGACGTTGATTTGCTCGACGAAGATCCGATGCGTTGTTTTGACCGCGCTGTTTCAAAAGCTATGGTCGAAGAAGTTGATGCCTGCCACAAAGATGGCGATACCTTAGGAGGCGTCGTAGAGACCTTGGTGTATGGGCTGCCACCTGGCTTGGGCAGTTATGTCCACTGGGATCGTCGACTCGATTCGCAACTTGCCGGAGCACTGATGGGTATCCAGGCCATCAAAGGTGTGGAAGTTGGCGATGGATTTGAGACGGCCACACGTAGAGGTTCGGTCGCCCACGATGAAATTGAACGTGACGCAGATGGTCTAGTTAAGCGAATAACAGACCGTGCCGGTGGCATTGAGGGCGGAATGAGCAATGGAGAGATTCTTAGGGTCCGTGCAGCCATGAAGCCGATTTCTACCGTGCCAAAAGCTCTGGCGACAATCGATACTGCAACCGGTGAAGCCGCAAAAGCACACCACCAGCGCTCGGATGTTTGTGCAGTTCCTGCCGCCGGAGTTGTCGCCGAAGCGATGGTTGCTTTAGTAATTGCCAATTCAGTCCTCGAGAAATTCGGTGGTGACTCAATCGAAGAAACGTCGAGAAACCTAAAGTCGTATCTGGAAAACATCCCCGCCGTTTTGCGCAGTGCGCAGACTCTGCCTAATGGCTAA